From a single Ascaphus truei isolate aAscTru1 chromosome 2, aAscTru1.hap1, whole genome shotgun sequence genomic region:
- the C2H7orf25 gene encoding UPF0415 protein C7orf25 homolog isoform X1 has translation MQSKLGSVKQCPQTSLPNTLWRHTCAEKGAHLRYNATNMSVHSMLCDRIAIAKELTKRAEALSRSRVGGVEGGAKLCSKLKAELKFLQKVEAGKVAIKESHLQSTNLTHLRAIIESAESLEEVVSVLHVFSYKDRSGEKQTLVVDVVANGGHTWVKAIGRKAEALHNIWLGRGQYGDKSIIEQAEDYLHASSQQPVQYSNPHIIFAFYNSISNPMAEKLKEMGISVRGDIVAVNASQETLQEESYLSGSESDDSLELLQVSRVDRENILASVAFPTEIKVEVCNRVNLDITTLITYVSALSHGGCHLMFKEKVLTEQAAQERQEKVLPQLHAFMESKELFACECAVKDFQSILETLGGPGERERATALIKRINVVPNQPSERALKLDVSSKINSRSISIFGTGDSLKAITMTANSGFVRAAANQGVKFSVFIHQPRALTESKESSASPLPKDYSSSDLL, from the exons ATGCAATCCAAACTCGGATCAGTGAAACAGtgtcctcaaacctccctcccaaATACATTATGGAGACatacctgtgctgaaaaaggagcacacctgag GTATAATGCCACCAACATGTCCGTTCATTCCATGCTTTGTGATCGCATAGCTATCGCCAAAGAACTGACCAAGAGAGCTGAAGCCCTGTCCAGGTCTCGAGTAGGAGGTGTGGAAGGTGGGGCAAAACTATGCAGCAAGCTGAAAGCCGAGTTGAAATTCTTACAAAAGGTGGAGGCTGGAAAAGTGGCTATTAAAGAGTCTCACTTGCAGAGCACTAACCTCACGCACCTACGAGCCATCATTGAGTCAGCAGAAAGTCTGGAAGAGGTTGTCAGCGTGCTCCATGTCTTCAGCTATAAAGACCGGTCTGGCGAGAAGCAAACGCTGGTGGTGGACGTTGTAGCAAATGGGGGCCACACCTGGGTGAAGGCAATCGGGCGGAAGGCTGAAGCTTTGCACAATATATGGCTGGGTCGCGGTCAGTACGGGGACAAAAGCATAATTGAACAGGCAGAGGATTACCTGCATGCCAGCAGTCAGCAGCCTGTGCAGTACAGCAATCCTCATATCATTTTTGCCTTTTATAATAGCATCTCCAACCCTATGGCAGAGAAGTTGAAAGAGATGGGCATATCGGTACGCGGGGATATAGTTGCCGTTAACGCCTCGCAGGagacactgcaggaagagagttaCCTAAGTGGCAGCGAATCCGATGACAGCTTAGAGCTTTTGCAGGTCAGTAGAGTAGATAGAGAGAACATACTAGCCAGTGTTGCTTTCCCTACAGAGATCAAGGTTGAAGTCTGCAACCGGGTAAATTTGGACATCACCACTTTAATTACCTATGTATCTGCTCTCAGTCACGGAGGCTGCCACTTAATGTTTAAGGAAAAGGTTTTAAcagagcaggcagcacaggaAAGGCAAGAGAAGGTGCTGCCTCAGTTGCATGCTTTCATGGAGAGCAAGGAATTGTTTGCCTGCGAATGTGCTGTGAAGGACTTTCAGTCCATATTGGAAACCTTGGGTGGaccaggggagagggagagagcaactGCTCTCATAAAGAGGATTAATGTGGTACCAAACCAGCCTTCTGAACGTGCCTTAAAACTTGATGTCAGTTCCAAAATAAATAGTCGTTCTATCTCAATCTTTGGAACAGGAGACAGTTTGAAAGCCATCACCATGACGGCTAACAGCGGTTTTGTTAGAGCAGCAGCTAACCAGGGTGTTAAGTTCAGTGTGTTCATACACCAGCCCAGAGCGCTAACTGAGAGCAAAGAGTCTTCTGCTTCTCCTTTACCAAAGGATTATTCATCTTCAGATCTGCTTTGA
- the C2H7orf25 gene encoding UPF0415 protein C7orf25 homolog isoform X2, with protein MSVHSMLCDRIAIAKELTKRAEALSRSRVGGVEGGAKLCSKLKAELKFLQKVEAGKVAIKESHLQSTNLTHLRAIIESAESLEEVVSVLHVFSYKDRSGEKQTLVVDVVANGGHTWVKAIGRKAEALHNIWLGRGQYGDKSIIEQAEDYLHASSQQPVQYSNPHIIFAFYNSISNPMAEKLKEMGISVRGDIVAVNASQETLQEESYLSGSESDDSLELLQVSRVDRENILASVAFPTEIKVEVCNRVNLDITTLITYVSALSHGGCHLMFKEKVLTEQAAQERQEKVLPQLHAFMESKELFACECAVKDFQSILETLGGPGERERATALIKRINVVPNQPSERALKLDVSSKINSRSISIFGTGDSLKAITMTANSGFVRAAANQGVKFSVFIHQPRALTESKESSASPLPKDYSSSDLL; from the coding sequence ATGTCCGTTCATTCCATGCTTTGTGATCGCATAGCTATCGCCAAAGAACTGACCAAGAGAGCTGAAGCCCTGTCCAGGTCTCGAGTAGGAGGTGTGGAAGGTGGGGCAAAACTATGCAGCAAGCTGAAAGCCGAGTTGAAATTCTTACAAAAGGTGGAGGCTGGAAAAGTGGCTATTAAAGAGTCTCACTTGCAGAGCACTAACCTCACGCACCTACGAGCCATCATTGAGTCAGCAGAAAGTCTGGAAGAGGTTGTCAGCGTGCTCCATGTCTTCAGCTATAAAGACCGGTCTGGCGAGAAGCAAACGCTGGTGGTGGACGTTGTAGCAAATGGGGGCCACACCTGGGTGAAGGCAATCGGGCGGAAGGCTGAAGCTTTGCACAATATATGGCTGGGTCGCGGTCAGTACGGGGACAAAAGCATAATTGAACAGGCAGAGGATTACCTGCATGCCAGCAGTCAGCAGCCTGTGCAGTACAGCAATCCTCATATCATTTTTGCCTTTTATAATAGCATCTCCAACCCTATGGCAGAGAAGTTGAAAGAGATGGGCATATCGGTACGCGGGGATATAGTTGCCGTTAACGCCTCGCAGGagacactgcaggaagagagttaCCTAAGTGGCAGCGAATCCGATGACAGCTTAGAGCTTTTGCAGGTCAGTAGAGTAGATAGAGAGAACATACTAGCCAGTGTTGCTTTCCCTACAGAGATCAAGGTTGAAGTCTGCAACCGGGTAAATTTGGACATCACCACTTTAATTACCTATGTATCTGCTCTCAGTCACGGAGGCTGCCACTTAATGTTTAAGGAAAAGGTTTTAAcagagcaggcagcacaggaAAGGCAAGAGAAGGTGCTGCCTCAGTTGCATGCTTTCATGGAGAGCAAGGAATTGTTTGCCTGCGAATGTGCTGTGAAGGACTTTCAGTCCATATTGGAAACCTTGGGTGGaccaggggagagggagagagcaactGCTCTCATAAAGAGGATTAATGTGGTACCAAACCAGCCTTCTGAACGTGCCTTAAAACTTGATGTCAGTTCCAAAATAAATAGTCGTTCTATCTCAATCTTTGGAACAGGAGACAGTTTGAAAGCCATCACCATGACGGCTAACAGCGGTTTTGTTAGAGCAGCAGCTAACCAGGGTGTTAAGTTCAGTGTGTTCATACACCAGCCCAGAGCGCTAACTGAGAGCAAAGAGTCTTCTGCTTCTCCTTTACCAAAGGATTATTCATCTTCAGATCTGCTTTGA